From Candidatus Nanohalococcus occultus:
CATAGGGTTTTCCAGTATAAAGTTCAAACACCGAGGCTTTACACACTCTCTAAGCTTTATGTTCCTCTCAACCTTGGCAGGTATAGGACTGAGTGCTTACTTTTTCGCAAGTTTTCTGCCTGGCCTGGCGCTTGGAGTCGGCATACTTTCCCATTTGACGCTTGACCGGCATTTTAAGATAAGCTAGTCTTTGATGTCGGCGACGTCCTCTAAAGTTGCGTCCCTATCATCAGCGTTTGATACGTTGTAGTTAGAGACCTCTGAGTTGACGTATAGTGTTATGTCGAGAACTTTCTGGAGTTTCCGTCCTAGGTTCTCATCTGGTTTGAGGTTCTGTGTCTCTATCTTGCTGATACGTGACTGCTTTTCATTCAGCTTGTCAGCCAGTTCTTTGTGGGTCATTTCCTTTGCTTCACGGGCTTTCTTGACACGTGCGCCGTAATCAGTTGCCAAGGTCTTGTCTGCCGGCGTAGCAGTTCTTTTGATACGGGATTTTTTCTTTTTCCTGCTCTTCGAGCTTTTCTTGGTTCTCGTGGTGACTTTCTCTCCCATATCGGTACAACTGTCACATACCTTGAGAATTGTTCCTTCCATCTTGACTTTTGTAAGGTCTGAAACCTTTTCGCCGCAAAGTTCGCATGAAGCCATTTTTTGATCAAACTCCTGAGTGAGCTGTATAATACGTAGCTAGCTGAAACGTTTAATATCCACCGGAGAGAACTACCAGCACCTCTCAACACCCATGCTTATTCGGCTTTCAGCCGCATCATAACATAGCCGTACAGAAAGCTGATTATCGAAACCGAGAAAAACACGGCTCCAGCAGCAAGGAAAACCAGCTCAAGCTCCGGAACTCCTCCTGTATTCGATGTCTCCGCGGTGCCTCTGGCAGCTGTATCCATTGCCATCGCAGTCATCTCCCGGGACTGTACAGTGGCTTCAGCCGAGTTCGTACTCATCGGCTCGAAGTAGTTCCAGAAAGCAGCTCCTCCTGCGATAATAGCTGCGAATCCGGTGAGAAGTGAAAACTGCATCTTCTTCCTACGTCCCTTGATGATCGAGCGAGCCTTACGCGTAGGAGTGTAGTTTACCCGGCGACGTCCTTCCTCGGCGTCTTTCTCAAGTAACTGTGCTTCGGTAAGTTTTTCGATATGTGAGGAGACCGTTGACTTGGTTTTCTGTATCTCTTCGCTGATATCCGTGGTGGTTGATTCGCCTTCCAGCGCAGCCTTCAGGATTTCTATACGGGTCGGGGAGGCAAGAGCCTCAACGGTTTTCCTATCGATCTCCATACAACTAAACTGTTTGAACACAGTTTTTTAGACTCTATCCGAACGTTCGTGATAAACCGAACAAGTCTTATACACATTTTAACCTCGAGAACTCAAACCCTGATATGTTAGACAAAGCAAAGAGTTTCGGAAAAGAAAACAGCACAGTACTTTTAGCCGCCGCTGCGGTTTTAATCGTAGCAGTAGGCGGATTATCAACACATTTCATGGGAACGAACGGAAACATGGCCTATCAAGGCCAGCAACTCGCAGCAGGCACGCCGAATGCTTTAACCATGGACGCGCGGGAAAGTGTAACCGCAGCCAGCACCGCTGAGAGGAAAAGAATCGAGACCTACAGCCTTGACTTCGAGGCAGTCAACATCAGATCGGCGGTAGATGATTCTATAGGGATCGCCGAACAGTTCGGAGGATACTCGACCGGAGAGAACTTCTACAACAACGAAAACGGAGCGAACTCAGCATCCGTCACACTCCGTGTTCCAAGCGAAAACGTCTCCGAGTTCATGGATGAGCTTGATGCGAAAAACTGGAAGCTTGAATCCAAAAACAGGAACGTCAACGATGTAACAGAACGCTACACCGAACTAGAACTGGAACTAGAAAACAAACGCCAGGAACTTGAAAAACTCGAGGAGTTAATGGAGGATGCGAACCGCACTGAGGACCTGATCAAGATCCAGGAACGTATGGGTGAGCTTAGAAGCAGAATCCAGTACTTGGAGACCCAGCTTGAAGATATTGATCGCCGTGTCGATTATACACGGATTTCGCTTCAGTTCGAGGAGCCTGAACCTATTACCTCTGAGTTCGAGCTTAGAAACTCATTCACAGATGCGTACCGAGCGATCTTCACAACAATCAGCTGGACGATCGTAGGAATCGGCTACCTGCTACCGTTCGCAGTGCTTTACGGCGTTTACAGAGCTTTCAAACGAGTTCGGAGAGAGTAGTTTTTCTCTCCAGCTCCTTATTTTTCTCTTTCACCACGGTCTTATAACAACTTTTTCGATCTGAAGGGGTTGATGATGTACTTTTCGGGTAGTATTCCCCGTACCTATAAAAGAGAGGCTTGACAAGCTTTCGTTGGTGAATCAACTATGGTAGACGTACTTAAGAAGTCTGGCGTACGTGATGCAGCAGACGGAGTCAACGTAGGATCTGACTTCTATGATGCTCTAGACGAACAGGTCAAGGATATGATCGAAAGAGCTGTCGAAAGAGCAGAAGCAAACGGACGCAGAACAGTCAAAGCTCGCGACGTTTAAATCACGAGCTTTCTTCCCTCACGTGAGGGAAACCCTAACTTTTTCTCTTTTTATTTTCTCGAGAATATTACCTTAATTCGAATATTTTGGGAGATTCAGTGTCTTCTCTGTTAGACCATCTGTTGTAGTACGTTTTCCATCGACCTTCCAGATATTTTGCGGCGTCCCAAGCATTCATGGCTTCAAATAATCGAACCTTCTCTTTATTATTGCCGTAAAGCTTGTCAAGGTGAAGATAGCCGTGAGATCTGTCAATTCTGGCAAGCTGTACTCTTTCATGCTCCTTTCGCGGATGTGGAAATTCGACCTGGACAGCGAAATCTTTGAAAGGATATCCGTTATGCATTATGTGGGCAGTCACATCAATTATATTTTCCTTGGTACTGTCCTTGATCTTACCTATTGACGTCTCTAGTTTTTCATTCCATGACGACATTGAATATATTGGTCTTCAACACCAATTGTTTAAAACTTGAGGGTTCAAAGTATAATTACACAATGAGCTTGGACACCCCGCATAGTCTCAGCGACACCGAGACGCAATCAGGAGAGGAATCTCGAATCGACAAGTTGAGAAAGATCCATGATACTAAAGACAATAGATCAGAGGATATCTTGGTCTTAGACTCTGAATCCTATAGCAAGATAACAACTAAAGAAAGGTTAAAGATGATTAAGGCTCTTAGAGAAAAAGAATTTGATTCAAAAAAAGAACTAGCAGAGGAACTTGGGAGAGACGTCAAAAATATCCATGATGATCTAGATTTGCTAAGACGGAAGAACGTAGTTGAATTTGAGAGTAATGGCCGATCCCTAAGCCCAAGGTTACGACATCAGCATATTGCTGGAGAAATAATATAAGAGAACTTGTTAGAGTTCCTCTCCTCTCCGTTCTTTTTCCATTAGTTCCATTTCTACTTTTTCCAGGGCTTCTCTTAGCTGTTCGATGGTTTCCAGGTTCTCGATTGTTATTCGGCCGAGGTCGCCGCCGTTGACTTCGATCACTGCTTTCCCGTCTTCTTCCATTTTTGTTGTGTATTCCATTACTTCGTAAGGTCCGACTTCGAAGCTGTGAAGTTGTTCGCTCATACTGGTTAGTTCCGGCGGGAGAGTTTTATGCGTTCTC
This genomic window contains:
- a CDS encoding DUF1931 domain-containing protein; its protein translation is MVDVLKKSGVRDAADGVNVGSDFYDALDEQVKDMIERAVERAEANGRRTVKARDV
- a CDS encoding DUF4349 domain-containing protein, with translation MLDKAKSFGKENSTVLLAAAAVLIVAVGGLSTHFMGTNGNMAYQGQQLAAGTPNALTMDARESVTAASTAERKRIETYSLDFEAVNIRSAVDDSIGIAEQFGGYSTGENFYNNENGANSASVTLRVPSENVSEFMDELDAKNWKLESKNRNVNDVTERYTELELELENKRQELEKLEELMEDANRTEDLIKIQERMGELRSRIQYLETQLEDIDRRVDYTRISLQFEEPEPITSEFELRNSFTDAYRAIFTTISWTIVGIGYLLPFAVLYGVYRAFKRVRRE
- a CDS encoding winged helix-turn-helix domain-containing protein, which codes for MEIDRKTVEALASPTRIEILKAALEGESTTTDISEEIQKTKSTVSSHIEKLTEAQLLEKDAEEGRRRVNYTPTRKARSIIKGRRKKMQFSLLTGFAAIIAGGAAFWNYFEPMSTNSAEATVQSREMTAMAMDTAARGTAETSNTGGVPELELVFLAAGAVFFSVSIISFLYGYVMMRLKAE
- a CDS encoding multiprotein bridging factor aMBF1, with translation MASCELCGEKVSDLTKVKMEGTILKVCDSCTDMGEKVTTRTKKSSKSRKKKKSRIKRTATPADKTLATDYGARVKKAREAKEMTHKELADKLNEKQSRISKIETQNLKPDENLGRKLQKVLDITLYVNSEVSNYNVSNADDRDATLEDVADIKD
- a CDS encoding DUF7718 family protein, coding for MSSWNEKLETSIGKIKDSTKENIIDVTAHIMHNGYPFKDFAVQVEFPHPRKEHERVQLARIDRSHGYLHLDKLYGNNKEKVRLFEAMNAWDAAKYLEGRWKTYYNRWSNREDTESPKIFELR